One Sphingomonas endolithica DNA segment encodes these proteins:
- the msrB gene encoding peptide-methionine (R)-S-oxide reductase MsrB — translation MTTDRRTFLTLAGTGAVAFALFGCRGATAAPEKFEVVLTDAQWKAKLSPAAYRTLRHEATEVPFTSPLNKEHRAGIFSCAGCGLPAYSSATKFESGTGWPSFWQPLANAVRTRNDGSLGFSRVEVHCRRCGGHLGHVFDDGPKPTGKRYCMNGVAMTFKPGKA, via the coding sequence ATGACCACCGATCGCCGTACCTTCCTGACCCTGGCCGGCACCGGCGCCGTCGCCTTCGCGCTGTTCGGCTGTCGTGGTGCCACCGCCGCACCGGAGAAGTTCGAGGTCGTGCTGACCGACGCGCAGTGGAAGGCCAAGCTGTCGCCCGCGGCATATCGCACGCTGCGCCACGAGGCGACCGAGGTGCCGTTCACAAGCCCGCTCAACAAGGAACACCGCGCCGGCATCTTCTCGTGCGCAGGGTGCGGGTTGCCGGCCTATTCCTCGGCGACCAAGTTCGAAAGTGGCACGGGCTGGCCCAGTTTCTGGCAGCCGCTCGCCAACGCAGTGCGCACCCGCAACGACGGCTCGCTCGGCTTCAGTCGGGTCGAAGTGCATTGCCGCCGCTGCGGCGGGCATCTCGGCCATGTGTTCGACGACGGGCCCAAGCCGACCGGCAAGCGCTACTGCATGAACGGCGTGGCGATGACGTTCAAGCCGGGCAAGGCTTAA
- a CDS encoding cytochrome P450 has product MATKPEQVRSVDPLDVSRAALYRDDAWHAPFRELRATAPVHKVEHSDFGPYWSISSYKPIVEVESLPDLYSSQAGGITIAEFIEHKDAVRMPMFIAMDRPKHTGQRRTVAPAFTPSEMVRMSENIRTRTSEILDSLPWGEEFDWVDTVSIELTTQMLAILFDFPWEDRRKLTFWSDWAGDIELAKDEAHRAERLSHMYACGAYFQKLWDQKVGQPPTPDLISMMIHSDAMREMDHLEFLGNLILLIVGGNDTTRNSMTAAAYGLDKFPDARGKLETDPSLIPNAVQEIIRWQTPLAHMRRTATRDAELMGQQIRQGDKLALWYLSANRDESVFEDADRIIVDRPNARRHLAFGHGIHRCVGARLAELQIATLLEEMAARRMRVNVLREPERVAACFVHGYRKLPVTISSY; this is encoded by the coding sequence ATGGCCACGAAGCCGGAGCAGGTGCGGAGCGTCGATCCGCTCGATGTCAGCCGCGCGGCATTGTACCGCGACGACGCCTGGCACGCGCCGTTCCGCGAATTGCGCGCGACAGCACCGGTGCACAAGGTCGAGCATAGCGACTTCGGGCCTTATTGGTCGATCTCGAGCTACAAGCCGATCGTCGAGGTGGAATCGCTGCCCGATCTGTATTCGAGCCAGGCCGGCGGCATCACCATCGCCGAGTTCATCGAGCATAAGGATGCCGTGCGCATGCCGATGTTCATCGCCATGGACCGGCCCAAGCATACCGGCCAACGGCGTACGGTGGCGCCGGCCTTCACGCCCTCCGAAATGGTGCGGATGAGCGAGAACATCCGCACGCGCACGTCCGAGATCCTCGATTCGCTGCCTTGGGGTGAGGAATTCGATTGGGTAGACACCGTCTCGATCGAACTCACCACGCAGATGCTGGCAATCCTGTTCGACTTTCCGTGGGAGGACCGGCGCAAGTTGACCTTCTGGTCGGATTGGGCGGGGGACATCGAACTGGCCAAGGACGAGGCGCACCGTGCCGAACGGCTGAGCCACATGTATGCGTGCGGCGCCTATTTCCAGAAATTGTGGGACCAGAAGGTCGGGCAGCCGCCGACGCCCGATCTCATCTCGATGATGATCCATTCGGATGCGATGCGCGAGATGGATCACCTGGAATTCCTCGGCAATCTCATCCTGCTGATCGTCGGCGGCAACGATACCACGCGCAACTCGATGACCGCGGCGGCCTACGGCCTGGACAAGTTTCCCGACGCCCGCGGCAAGCTGGAGACCGATCCGTCGCTGATCCCCAATGCGGTCCAGGAGATCATCCGCTGGCAGACGCCGCTCGCGCACATGCGCCGCACCGCGACGCGTGATGCGGAGCTGATGGGCCAGCAGATCCGCCAGGGCGACAAGCTTGCCTTGTGGTACCTGTCGGCCAATCGCGACGAGAGCGTGTTCGAGGATGCCGACCGGATCATCGTCGATCGGCCCAATGCGCGCCGGCATCTGGCATTCGGTCACGGCATCCATCGCTGCGTCGGCGCGCGGCTGGCCGAATTGCAGATCGCGACGTTGCTCGAGGAAATGGCCGCGCGGCGCATGCGGGTGAATGTCTTGCGCGAACCGGAGCGCGTGGCGGCGTGCTTCGTCCATGGCTACCGGAAGCTGCCGGTGACGATCAGCTCGTACTGA
- a CDS encoding ABC transporter permease, with amino-acid sequence MSDASPGNMRRLIRQTLTIARRDFIATVFTPTFLIFLFAPLIMGSFGAIGGLGAASVSKGSEDKVRMVAIVPADQGAIMKALDTRLRRVFRGRDERPPALTIEAPTADPAALARREMDAKDYDVSSVLYGPLAKPTILYGAAGSRTADYLAELAEATLRAERSGGAAPLSNATKQSVVRARTSIGGKNQAAFFTVFGIFFLTLLLAGQAVGTMAEERSNKVIEVLAAAVPLESVFLGKLLGMFGVAVLFVVFWGTLVSQIGAIMPPGMARAMADIGPAIGMPAFVVLFFAYFTMAYLLLGAVFLSVGAQASTMREIQMLSLPITIVQVAMFGLASVAASRPGTPVALFAELFPFSSPFAMAARAANDPRLWPHVLALLWQLLWVGIVITIGARAFRRGVLQSGSGKFSLKAIFGRR; translated from the coding sequence ATGAGCGACGCATCCCCGGGCAACATGCGCCGCCTGATCCGCCAGACGCTGACCATCGCAAGGCGCGACTTCATCGCCACGGTGTTCACGCCGACCTTCCTGATCTTCCTGTTCGCGCCACTGATCATGGGGTCGTTCGGCGCCATTGGCGGCCTGGGCGCGGCGAGCGTCTCCAAGGGATCGGAGGACAAGGTCCGGATGGTCGCGATCGTGCCCGCCGATCAGGGGGCGATCATGAAGGCGCTCGATACGCGCCTGCGCCGCGTGTTCCGCGGGCGTGACGAACGCCCGCCGGCGCTGACGATCGAGGCGCCAACCGCCGACCCGGCGGCGCTGGCACGCCGCGAGATGGACGCCAAGGATTATGACGTCTCCTCGGTGCTGTACGGCCCGCTCGCCAAGCCGACGATCCTGTACGGCGCGGCGGGATCACGGACCGCCGATTACCTCGCCGAACTCGCCGAAGCGACGCTGCGGGCCGAGCGCAGCGGCGGCGCTGCGCCGCTCAGCAACGCGACCAAGCAATCGGTGGTGCGTGCGCGCACCTCGATCGGCGGCAAGAACCAGGCGGCGTTCTTCACCGTCTTCGGCATCTTCTTCCTGACGCTGCTGCTCGCCGGGCAGGCGGTTGGCACGATGGCCGAGGAGCGCAGCAACAAGGTGATCGAAGTGCTCGCCGCCGCCGTACCGCTCGAATCGGTGTTTCTCGGCAAATTGCTCGGCATGTTCGGTGTGGCGGTGCTGTTCGTTGTCTTCTGGGGGACGCTGGTCAGCCAGATCGGCGCGATCATGCCGCCGGGCATGGCGCGCGCGATGGCCGATATCGGTCCGGCGATCGGCATGCCGGCCTTCGTGGTGCTGTTCTTCGCTTATTTCACCATGGCCTATCTGCTGCTCGGCGCGGTGTTCCTGAGCGTCGGCGCGCAGGCATCGACGATGCGCGAGATCCAGATGTTGTCGCTGCCGATCACCATCGTGCAGGTGGCGATGTTCGGGCTCGCTTCGGTCGCCGCGTCGCGCCCGGGCACGCCGGTGGCGCTGTTCGCGGAGTTGTTTCCCTTTTCCTCGCCGTTCGCGATGGCGGCGCGCGCGGCGAACGATCCGCGCCTGTGGCCGCATGTCCTGGCCTTGTTGTGGCAGCTGCTGTGGGTCGGCATCGTCATCACGATCGGTGCGCGCGCGTTCCGCCGCGGGGTGCTGCAATCGGGCAGCGGCAAGTTCAGCCTGAAGGCAATATTCGGGCGGCGCTGA
- a CDS encoding ABC transporter ATP-binding protein, with the protein MTTDLAISATGLVKNFGGKRVVDGIDIAVPKGMIYGVLGPNGAGKTTTLRMLLGIIEPDAGHRTLLGHDRPREASDRVGYLPEERGLYPAMKAKDAIAFLGALRGLDLKTGRARAVELLEAAGLGYAVDQKIRKLSKGMAQLVQLLGSVVHRPDLLVLDEPFSGLDPVNQERLEALIVAERDRGATILFSTHVMAHAERLCDRLAIIAGGKRRFEGTVADARGTLPMRAHYVPHHDADGIAALLPADAERASDGWRFTVPDDGAERILKTLIDAGYGISGLSIDRPGLHDAFVRIVGASARDDEALSLEQAA; encoded by the coding sequence GTGACAACAGACCTAGCGATCAGCGCGACCGGGCTGGTAAAGAATTTCGGGGGCAAGCGCGTGGTCGACGGGATCGACATCGCCGTGCCCAAGGGCATGATCTACGGCGTGCTGGGGCCGAATGGCGCGGGCAAGACGACGACGTTGCGGATGTTGCTGGGGATCATCGAACCCGATGCCGGCCATCGCACGCTGCTCGGCCATGATCGGCCGCGCGAGGCGAGCGACCGCGTCGGCTATCTGCCCGAGGAACGCGGGCTGTATCCGGCGATGAAGGCCAAAGACGCGATCGCGTTCCTGGGCGCGTTGCGCGGGCTGGATCTGAAGACCGGGCGCGCGCGGGCGGTCGAGCTGCTCGAGGCGGCGGGCCTCGGCTATGCCGTCGACCAGAAGATCCGCAAATTGTCCAAGGGCATGGCGCAGCTCGTGCAGTTGCTGGGGTCGGTCGTGCATCGCCCCGATCTGCTGGTGCTCGACGAGCCCTTTTCCGGGCTCGATCCGGTCAACCAGGAACGGCTAGAGGCGCTGATCGTCGCCGAGCGCGATCGCGGGGCGACGATCCTGTTCTCCACCCATGTCATGGCGCATGCCGAGCGACTGTGCGACCGGCTGGCGATCATCGCCGGTGGCAAGCGTCGCTTCGAGGGCACGGTTGCGGACGCGCGCGGCACGCTGCCGATGCGCGCGCATTACGTGCCGCATCATGACGCCGACGGCATCGCGGCGCTGCTGCCCGCGGATGCCGAGCGGGCGAGCGACGGCTGGCGCTTCACCGTGCCCGACGATGGCGCCGAACGCATCTTGAAGACGCTGATCGATGCCGGATACGGCATATCCGGCCTGTCGATCGACCGCCCCGGCCTGCACGATGCCTTCGTCCGCATCGTCGGCGCGAGTGCGCGCGACGATGAAGCGCTATCGCTGGAGCAAGCGGCATGA
- the queG gene encoding tRNA epoxyqueuosine(34) reductase QueG translates to MDQDKSLTDRLKAKAAEFGFAACGVARADAAPRTAERLRQWLGDGMHGGMIWMEERSAQRESPAALWPEVRSVIALGMSYAPATDPLALADAGEIGRISVYAQGGDYHDVIKRNLKALARWLVAELPSDLPHDLKVFVDTAPVMEKPLAEAAGLGWQGKHTNLVSRTHGSWLFLGAIYTTLDLAPDSAGPDSCGSCDACQRACPTAAFPAPYRLDARRCISYLTIEHAGPIPEEFRAAIGNRIYGCDDCLAVCPWNKFAASAHANLAFAPRAELTAPALADLLGLDDAGFRQVFAGSPIKRIGRDRMVRNAAIAAGNSGSAALIAPLSRLLADESDVVRDAAGWALARLPALSQ, encoded by the coding sequence GTGGATCAAGACAAGTCATTGACCGACCGGCTGAAAGCGAAAGCCGCGGAATTCGGCTTTGCGGCGTGCGGCGTGGCGCGCGCGGATGCGGCGCCGCGCACGGCAGAGCGGCTGCGGCAATGGCTGGGCGACGGCATGCACGGCGGCATGATCTGGATGGAGGAGCGCAGCGCGCAGCGCGAATCGCCTGCGGCCTTGTGGCCCGAGGTGCGATCCGTGATCGCGCTCGGCATGAGCTATGCGCCCGCCACCGATCCGCTGGCGCTGGCCGATGCCGGCGAGATCGGCCGCATCTCGGTCTATGCGCAGGGCGGCGACTATCACGACGTGATCAAGCGCAACTTGAAGGCGCTCGCACGCTGGCTGGTCGCCGAGCTGCCGTCGGACCTGCCCCACGATCTCAAGGTGTTCGTCGATACCGCGCCGGTGATGGAGAAGCCGCTGGCCGAGGCAGCCGGGCTCGGCTGGCAGGGCAAGCACACCAATCTGGTCAGCCGCACGCATGGCAGCTGGCTGTTCCTGGGCGCGATCTACACCACGCTCGATCTCGCGCCCGACAGCGCCGGGCCGGATTCATGCGGCTCGTGCGATGCCTGCCAGCGCGCCTGCCCCACCGCCGCCTTCCCCGCCCCCTACCGACTGGATGCGCGGCGTTGCATCTCGTACTTGACGATCGAGCATGCCGGCCCGATCCCGGAGGAGTTCCGCGCTGCGATCGGCAACCGCATCTATGGCTGCGACGATTGCCTGGCGGTGTGCCCGTGGAACAAGTTTGCCGCGTCGGCGCACGCCAACCTGGCCTTCGCCCCCCGCGCCGAACTCACCGCACCGGCCCTCGCCGACCTGCTGGGGCTGGACGATGCCGGGTTCCGCCAGGTGTTCGCGGGCTCGCCGATCAAGCGCATCGGGCGGGACCGGATGGTGCGCAACGCGGCAATCGCGGCAGGAAATAGCGGATCGGCGGCGTTGATAGCGCCGCTGTCACGCTTGCTGGCCGATGAGTCGGACGTGGTGCGCGATGCGGCAGGCTGGGCGTTGGCGCGGCTCCCAGCCTTGTCGCAATAG
- a CDS encoding helix-turn-helix domain-containing protein, translating to MSMQAESGSWALTEKEKQTLRLIVRGHDAKSVARNLGLSVHTINERLRDARRKMAVSSSREAARLLLEAEDGARSPTPDLLRDVEIGEDESGVDVDQAETPISGVRPVDRSPRLIIGVLLMTFALGLLALAVLPPAGAPPSAALTVLQTAPDAAVVDAARQWLVLVDQARWDDSYRGTGTAFQKLNTAEVWAATSEKVRVPLGAVLSRTFVSQQDLPAPPAGYQVVKFHTRFANKEEAIETVSLERERGAWRIVGVTIE from the coding sequence ATGAGCATGCAGGCTGAAAGCGGTTCTTGGGCGCTGACCGAAAAGGAGAAGCAGACCCTTCGCCTCATCGTCCGTGGTCATGACGCAAAATCGGTTGCCCGCAATCTTGGGCTATCGGTCCACACGATCAACGAACGGCTTCGCGACGCGCGCCGCAAAATGGCGGTGTCGAGCAGCCGCGAAGCCGCGCGCCTGTTGCTGGAAGCCGAAGACGGAGCGCGGTCGCCGACCCCCGATTTGTTGAGGGACGTGGAAATCGGGGAAGACGAGTCTGGCGTCGATGTCGATCAGGCAGAAACGCCAATCAGCGGCGTGAGGCCAGTAGATCGCTCGCCTCGACTAATCATCGGAGTCCTGCTCATGACCTTCGCTCTCGGCCTATTAGCGCTCGCCGTCCTGCCCCCCGCTGGCGCGCCTCCCTCAGCGGCGCTGACCGTTTTACAGACCGCGCCGGACGCTGCGGTAGTGGATGCGGCGCGGCAATGGCTGGTCCTGGTGGATCAAGCACGGTGGGACGACAGCTATCGCGGCACCGGCACCGCGTTCCAGAAGCTTAACACTGCGGAGGTCTGGGCCGCGACGTCCGAAAAGGTCCGCGTGCCGTTGGGAGCGGTCCTCTCGCGGACGTTCGTCAGCCAGCAGGATCTGCCCGCCCCGCCGGCCGGCTATCAGGTGGTCAAGTTCCATACCCGCTTCGCCAACAAGGAAGAGGCGATCGAGACGGTGTCGCTCGAGCGCGAGCGCGGCGCCTGGCGGATCGTCGGCGTGACGATCGAATGA
- a CDS encoding EI24 domain-containing protein: MIHAFFLSVAQLGDRRFIGVFLKSLALTVLLLGALGTAAWYGLTWLAVYYGFGAGAQGVVGVAAVVLVLVASGILFRGVAVLVIGVFADEIVLAVEAKHYPTALTASRTVSLARSLMMGLGSAGRFVVVNVALAPLYLLLLATGIGPAILFFLVNGWLLGRDLSDMVAVRHLAPAELRAFRGSTALSRFALGLIGTGLFVVPVVNLVAPVISAAMATHWFHRGRT; this comes from the coding sequence ATGATCCACGCCTTTTTCCTGTCCGTCGCGCAGCTTGGCGACCGGCGCTTTATCGGCGTGTTCCTCAAATCGCTGGCGTTGACCGTGCTGCTGCTCGGCGCGCTCGGCACGGCGGCCTGGTACGGCTTGACCTGGCTCGCGGTCTATTACGGCTTCGGTGCGGGGGCGCAGGGCGTGGTCGGGGTGGCGGCTGTGGTGTTGGTGCTGGTCGCCTCGGGCATATTGTTTCGCGGCGTCGCGGTGCTGGTAATCGGGGTGTTCGCCGACGAGATCGTGCTGGCCGTCGAGGCGAAACACTATCCGACCGCGCTGACCGCCTCGCGGACAGTGTCGCTCGCACGCTCGCTCATGATGGGGCTGGGATCGGCGGGCCGCTTCGTGGTCGTCAACGTGGCGTTGGCGCCGCTGTACCTCCTGCTGCTCGCCACCGGGATCGGACCGGCGATCCTGTTCTTCCTGGTCAATGGCTGGCTGCTCGGTCGCGATCTGAGCGACATGGTGGCGGTGCGGCACCTGGCGCCGGCCGAGTTGCGGGCGTTTCGCGGCTCGACCGCGCTCAGCCGTTTCGCGCTCGGGCTGATCGGCACGGGATTGTTCGTCGTGCCGGTCGTCAATCTGGTGGCGCCGGTTATAAGCGCCGCAATGGCCACGCACTGGTTTCATCGGGGACGGACATGA
- a CDS encoding adenosine kinase, with product MTTPTYHVVAIGNAIVDVLSHSDDAFLAAEGMAKGSMQLMFSPQEADALYDKMGPGIEASGGSAANTVAGIAALGGKCGFIGQVARDQLGDVFAHDIRAMDVAFDTAARDGEPTTARCLIFVTPDGQRTMNTFLGASQFLPEAAIDRAMIADAAILYLEGYLWDPEEPRAAMRAAIEVARKAGRKVAFTLSDVFCISRHGGDFRKLMADGLIDIMFANEAEILALMEQEDFDSAVAAAAAQVPMLVVTRSEQGAIAVSGGKTISVPAAPVDRVVDTTGAGDLFAAGFLSGQANGKSIEQSLKLGALCAAEIISHVGARPQVDLKALAAKLD from the coding sequence TTGACCACGCCTACCTATCACGTCGTCGCCATCGGCAACGCCATCGTCGATGTCCTGTCGCACTCCGACGACGCCTTCCTCGCGGCCGAAGGCATGGCCAAGGGCTCGATGCAGCTGATGTTCTCGCCGCAAGAGGCCGATGCGCTGTACGACAAGATGGGCCCGGGCATTGAGGCGTCGGGCGGCTCGGCGGCGAACACCGTGGCCGGCATCGCGGCGCTGGGCGGCAAGTGCGGCTTTATCGGCCAGGTCGCGCGCGACCAGCTGGGCGACGTGTTCGCGCACGACATCCGCGCGATGGACGTGGCGTTCGACACCGCGGCCCGAGACGGCGAGCCGACCACAGCACGCTGCCTGATCTTCGTCACGCCGGATGGCCAGCGCACGATGAACACCTTTCTCGGGGCCTCGCAATTCTTGCCCGAAGCGGCGATCGATCGCGCGATGATCGCCGACGCCGCGATCCTGTATCTCGAAGGCTATCTGTGGGATCCGGAAGAGCCCCGCGCCGCGATGCGCGCCGCGATCGAGGTTGCGCGCAAGGCCGGCCGCAAGGTCGCCTTCACGCTGTCGGACGTGTTCTGCATCTCGCGGCACGGCGGCGACTTCCGCAAGCTGATGGCGGATGGCCTGATCGACATCATGTTCGCCAACGAAGCCGAAATCCTGGCGCTGATGGAGCAGGAGGATTTCGACTCAGCCGTTGCCGCCGCTGCGGCGCAGGTGCCGATGCTGGTAGTGACGCGCAGCGAACAGGGCGCGATCGCCGTGTCGGGCGGCAAGACGATTTCGGTGCCGGCGGCGCCGGTCGATCGCGTGGTGGACACGACCGGGGCGGGCGACCTGTTCGCCGCCGGCTTCCTGTCGGGCCAGGCGAACGGCAAGAGCATCGAACAGTCGCTGAAGCTGGGCGCGCTATGTGCCGCCGAGATCATCAGCCATGTCGGCGCGCGACCGCAGGTGGACCTGAAGGCGTTGGCGGCGAAGCTGGACTGA